A genomic segment from Amphiprion ocellaris isolate individual 3 ecotype Okinawa chromosome 17, ASM2253959v1, whole genome shotgun sequence encodes:
- the cdk9 gene encoding cyclin-dependent kinase 9, with protein sequence MQRDKTSNAGGAEKPDREAAIMSKYYDGVEFPFCDEFSKYEKMAKIGQGTFGEVFKAKHRQTGKKVALKKVLMENEKEGFPITALREIKILQLLKHENVVNLIEICRTKATQFNRYKGSIYLVFDFCEHDLAGLLSNANVKFTLAEIKKVMQMLLNGLYYIHRNKILHRDMKAANVLITRDGVLKLADFGLARAFSLAKNSQGNRYTNRVVTLWYRPPELLLGERDYGPPIDLWGAGCIMAEMWTRSPIMQGNTEQHQLTLISQLCGSITAEVWPSVDKKYELYQKMELPKGQKRKVKDRLKAYVKDPYALDLIDKLLVLDPAQRTDSDDALNHDFFWSDPMPSDLKNMLSTHNTSMFEYLAPPRRRGHMPQQQPNQNRNPATTSQTEFDRVF encoded by the exons ATGCAGCGAGACAAAACAAGCAACGCCGGCGGggctgaaaa GCCCGACCGGGAGGCCGCCATTATGTCGAAATACTACGATGGAGTAGAATTTCCTTTCTGCGACGAGTTCTCGAAATACGAAAAAATGGCCAAGATAGGACAGGGGACCTTTGG GGAGGTGTTCAAAGCAAAGCACAGGCAGACGGGGAAGAAGGTTGCACTCAAGAAAGTTTTgatggaaaatgagaaagagGGG TTCCCCATCACAGCTCTGAGAGAGATCAAGATCCTTCAGCTACTCAAACATGAGAATGTGGTCAATCTGATAGAGATCTGCAGAACTAAAG CTACTCAGTTCAACAGATACAAAGGCAGCATCTACCTGGTGTTTGACTTCTGTGAACATGACCTTGCTGGGCTGCTGAGCAATGCCAATGTGAAGTTCACCCTGGCAGAGATTAAGAAGGTCATGCAGATGCTGCTAAATGGATTGTACTACATCCACAGAAACAAG ATCCTTCACAGAGATATGAAGGCAGCCAATGTGCTCATCACCAGAGACGGTGTCCTGAAGCTGGCAGACTTTGGTTTGGCTCGAGCCTTCAGCCTCGCTAAAAACAGCCAGGGAAACCGTTACACAAACCGTGTGGTCACACTGTGGTACAGacctccagagctgctgctaG GTGAGCGAGACTATGGCCCTCCCATTGACCTGTGGGGGGCGGGCTGCATCATGGCAGAGATGTGGACTAGAAGTCCCATCATGCAAGGCAACACTGAGCAGCACCAGCTGACACTGATCAGCCAGCTGTGTGGCTCCATCACTGCTGAG GTGTGGCCTAGTGTGGATAAGAAATATGAGCTGTACCAGAAGATGGAGCTGCCTAAAGGCCAGAAGAGGAAAGTGAAGGACCGCCTCAAAGCTTATGTGAAAGACCCGTATGCCCTGGACCTCATAGATAAGCTCCTGGTCCTTGACCCAGCACAGCGCACTGACAGTGATGACGCGCTCAACCATGACTTCTTCTGGTCCGACCCCATGCCGTCAGACCTGAAGAACATGCTTTCCACCCACAACACCTCCATGTTTGAGTATCTGGCCCCGCCCAGACGAAGAGGACACATGCCCCAGCAGCAGCCCAATCAAAACAGAAACCCCGCCACCACCAGTCAGACAGAGTTTGATCGAGTGTTTTAG
- the fpgs gene encoding folylpolyglutamate synthase, mitochondrial, with protein MMACMSRVWQRSSGFAARLRKRDWMCKSASLSVRYYSTKTAPQIPGMEYQDAVCTLNTLQTNASSLEQVRRERSHPQLQLQAMRGFLERAGLTVEELDHLNIIHVTGTKGKGSTCAFTEQILRSYGFRTGFYSSPHLVQVRERIRINGQPIGKELFTKYFWQVYGRLDETKDAHGGTMPAYFRFLTILAFHVFLQEKVDLAVIEVGIGGAYDCTNIIRRPWVCGISSLGIDHTQILGDTIEKIAWQKGGIFKPGVPAFTVRQPEDALAILRDRAKEIRCPLRVCPELDDYQADCGPLRLGLAGQHQHSNASLALQLSHTWLQKRCLPDKSFPSTSVENSGLLKAASFKPSPIMVKGLADTEWPGRNQTLKHGAVTYFLDGAHTMRSMQACVHWFRETAAQHERNASGPVARVLLFNATGERDSAAMLKALVPCHFDFAVFCPNITEAIASCNADQQNFNVSVEHMLTRCLDNERSWRLHNSLGDNKDTQLLIKGSLPLVPEKKADTLVFPCILSALQWITQGRDSALAHPTKTVFPVKPSVMAKAAPLCEAAEIHVLITGSLHLVGGVLKHLDPATSK; from the exons ATGATGGCGTGCATGTCGCGCGTGTGGCAGCGGAGCTCCGGGTTTGCCGCGCGGCTCCGAAAGCGAGACTGGATGTGCAAGTCGGCGAGTCTTTCAGTCAGATACTACAGCACCAAGACGGCTCCTCAGATACCGGGAATGGAGTACCAG GATGCCGTTTGCACCCTGAACACGCTACAGACCAATGCCAGCTCTCTGGAGCAGGTCCGTCGAGAGCGGAGTCACcctcagctgcagctgcaggcgATGAGAGGCTTCCTGGAGAGAGCCGGCCTCACG GTGGAGGAGCTAGACCATCTCAATATCATTCATGTAACCGGAACAAAGGGCAAG ggGTCCACATGTGCTTTCACTGAGCAGATTCTGCGAAGTTATGGTTTCCGCACAGGATTTTACAG TTCCCCACATCTGGTACAAGTCAGAGAGAGGATTCGAATCAACGGACAACCCATAGGAAAAGAGCTCTTTACTAAATACTTCTGGCAAGTTTACGGACGTCTGGATGAAACTAAG GATGCTCATGGAGGAACAATGCCAGCATACTTCCGCTTCCTCACCATCTTGGCCTTCCATGTCTTCCTTCAGGAGAAG GTGGACTTGGCGGTAATTGAAGTTGGTATTGGTGGAGCATATGACTGCACCAACATCATAAG GAGGCCATGGGTGTGTGGCATCTCCTCCCTCGGCATAGACCACACTCAGATTCTTGGAGACACCATTGAAAAAATCGCATGGCAAAAGGGAGGCATCTTCAAG CCAGGGGTCCCAGCCTTCACGGTCAGACAGCCAGAAGATGCACTGGCTATACTCAGGGACAGGGCCAAAGAGATCAGA TGTCCTTTGCGGGTGTGTCCAGAGCTGGACGATTACCAGGCAGACTGTGGACCCCTGCGTCTGGGCCTGGCAGGGCAGCACCAGCACTCCAACGCCTCCCTGGCCCTCCAGTTGAGCCACACTTGGCTGCAGAAAAGATGTCTACCAG ATAAAAGCTTTCCCTCCACCAGTGTTGAGAACTCTGGTCTACTTAAGGCGGCTTCCTTCAAGCCCAGCCCCATCATGGTGAAAG GGCTGGCAGACACGGAGTGGCCCGGCAGGAATCAGACTCTGAAACATGGAGCGGTCACCTACTTCTTGGATGGAGCTCACACTATGCGCAGTATGCAGGCCTGTGTACACTGGTTCAGAGAGACTGCAGCCCAGCATGAAAGGAATGCAAG TGGACCTGTGGCCAGGGTGTTGCTGTTTAATGCTACAGGGGAGAGAGACTCTGCAGCCATGCTGAAAGCACTAGTG ccGTGTCATTTCGACTTTGCTGTGTTCTGCCCAAACATCACTGAAGCCATTGCTTCCTGTAATGCAG ACCAGCAGAACTTCAACGTTTCAGTTGAGCACATGCTGACTCGCTGCTTGGACAACGAGAGGAGCTGGCGTCTTCACAACAGTCTGGGGgataacaaagacacacagctgCTCATCAAGGGCAGCCTGCCACTGGTCCCTGAGAAGAAAGCAGACACCCTGGTGTTCCCCTGCATCCTCAGTGCCCTCCAGTGGATCACTCAGGGCAGAGATTCAGCACTGGCACACCCTACCAAGACAGTCTTCCCAGTTAAACCCAGTGTCATGGCCAAAGCTGCTCCTCTCTGTGAAGCAGCTGAGATCCACGTCCTCATCACTGGAAGCCTCCATCTGGTAGGAGGTGTTCTCAAACACTTGGACCCAGCTACTTCAAAGTAA